The Vicia villosa cultivar HV-30 ecotype Madison, WI linkage group LG1, Vvil1.0, whole genome shotgun sequence genome includes a region encoding these proteins:
- the LOC131611155 gene encoding amino acid permease 6-like: MIVESSFSLEDSKYDDDGRSKRTGTCMTASAHIVTAVIGSGVLSLAWAVAQLGWIAGSVVLMLFSFITYFTACLLCDCYRYPDPVHGTRNRTYIESVKSILGGYQHKLCGLAQYINLVGCTIGYTLTASTSIVAIKKSNCFHKNGQEADCATANYPYMIIFGVFQILLSQIPDFHELSWLSIVAAVMSFGYASIGIGLSIAKVAEKGHHLETGLTGQVVGVDVTSTKKMWNTFQALGNIAFAYCFSMVVVEIQDTLKSSPPENKTMKKASLIGISITTFFYALCGILGYAAFGNSAPGNFLTGFGFYEPFWLVDIGNLFIVIHLVGAYQVFAQPVFSLMETWGSEKWPQSKMMTKEYSVGIPLVGIWRVNMFRLIWRTIYVIITTIVAILLPFFNSVVGLIGALSFFPLTVYFPTEMYLTRLKVPKYSSMWIGMKLLSVFCFIVSLVAAVGSIQGIISELAIYKPFG; encoded by the exons ATGATAGTTGAAAGTAGCTTCTCCCTAGAGGATAGTAAATATGACGACGATGGTCGCAGTAAACGAACAG GAACATGCATGACCGCAAGTGCACACATAGTTACTGCTGTCATTGGATCTGGAGTGTTATCATTGGCATGGGCAGTTGCGCAATTGGGATGGATTGCAGGGTCTGTTGTTCTCATGCTCTTCTCCTTCATCACTTATTTCACTGCGTGTCTACTTTGTGATTGCTATAGGTATCCCGATCCTGTCCATGGAACCAGAAATCGCACCTACATAGAGAGTGTAAAAAGTATTCTAG GAGGATATCAGCACAAGTTGTGTGGACTGGCACAATACATAAATCTTGTGGGTTGTACCATTGGTTACACTCTAACAGCATCTACTAGTATAGT GGCCATAAAAAAATCCAACTGCTTTCACAAGAATGGTCAAGAAGCAGATTGTGCTACCGCCAATTATCCATATATGATCATCTTTGGGGTCTTTCAGATTTTACTAAGCCAAATTCCAGATTTCCATGAACTTTCATGGCTCTCTATTGTTGCTGCTGTCATGTCTTTTGGTTATGCTTCTATCGGCATCGGTCTCTCCATAGCGAAAGTTGCAG aaaAAGGACACCATTTGGAGACAGGTCTTACTGGACAAGTTGTTGGAGTGGATGTCACAAGTACAAAAAAGATGTGGAATACCTTTCAAGCACTTGGAAACATAGCTTTTGCATATTGTTTTAGTATGGTTGTTGTTGAGATACAG GACACGCTAAAATCAAGTCCACCCGAAAATAAAACCATGAAGAAAGCATCCCTGATTGGAATTTCAATCACCACATTCTTTTATGCATTATGTGGTATTCTAGGCTATGCAGCATTTGGCAATAGCGCACCGGGAAATTTTTTAACTGGATTTGGATTTTATGAACCGTTTTGGCTGGTTGACATTGGTAATCTTTTCATTGTTATTCATCTAGTTGGAGCTTATCAGGTATTTGCACAACCTGTATTTTCCCTTATGGAAACCTGGGGCAGTGAGAAGTGGCCacaaagcaaaatgatgacaaaagaatATAGTGTAGGAATTCCTTTGGTTGGTATATGGAGAGTGAATATGTTCAGGTTGATATGGAGGACAATCTATGTGATAATCACAACAATTGTTGCTATCTTACTTCCGTTCTTCAACAGCGTTGTGGGTTTGATAGGAGCTTTATCCTTCTTTCCCTTGACAGTGTACTTTCCAACAGAGATGTACCTAACACGACTTAAAGTGCCAAAGTATTCTTCTATGTGGATAGGGATGAAACTTTTAAGTGTGTTTTGCTTCATTGTGAGTCTTGTTGCTGCAGTTGGATCAATTCAAGGAATCATCTCTGAACTTGCCATCTATAAGCCTTTCGGCTAG